In one window of Phoenix dactylifera cultivar Barhee BC4 unplaced genomic scaffold, palm_55x_up_171113_PBpolish2nd_filt_p 000648F, whole genome shotgun sequence DNA:
- the LOC103718569 gene encoding probable strigolactone esterase DAD2, translating into MGGSNSNWSSGGATGSKLLEMLNVRVVGNADRPALVLSHGVGTDQSAWNRIVPYFQRDYRIVLYDLVCAGSVNPDHFDFRRYVTLDAYVDDLLAILDALRIDRCFFVGHSVSAMIGILAAIRRPDAFLKLILIGASPRFLNDEEYHGGFGEGEIETVLAAMESNYEAWVRGFAPLAVGADVPAAVREFSRTLFNMRPDITLFVSRTVFNSDLRGVLGLVQVPCVIVQTAKDVSVPLSVARYLKDRLGGRTTIEVLHHTEGHLPHLSAPAALVPVIRRSLSR; encoded by the exons ATGGGAGGAAGCAACAGCAACTGGAGCAGCGGCGGCGCCACCGGCAGCAAGCTGCTGGAGATGCTGAACGTGAGGGTAGTCGGCAACGCCGACCGGCCGGCGCTGGTGCTGTCCCATGGCGTCGGCACCGACCAGTCGGCGTGGAACCGCATCGTCCCTTACTTCCAGCGCGACTACCGCATCGTCCTCTACGACCTTGTCTGCGCCGGCAGCGTCAACCCCGACCACTTCGACTTCCGCCGCTACGTCACCCTCGACGCCTACGTCGACGACCTCCTCGCCATCCTCGACGCCCTCCGCATCGACCGCTGCTTCTTCGTCGGCCACTCCGTCTCCGCCATGATCGGCATCCTCGCCGCCATCCGCCGCCCCGACGCCTTCCTCAAGCTCATCCTCATCGGCGCCTCTCCCAG GTTTTTGAATGACGAGGAGTACCATGGAGGATTCGGGGAGGGGGAGATAGAGACGGTGCTCGCGGCAATGGAGTCGAACTACGAGGCGTGGGTGAGGGGGTTCGCGCCGCTGGCGGTGGGTGCAGACGTGCCGGCGGCGGTGAGGGAGTTCAGCCGGACGCTGTTCAACATGCGGCCGGACATCACCCTGTTCGTGTCGAGGACGGTGTTCAACAGCGACCTGCGCGGGGTGCTGGGGCTGGTGCAGGTGCCCTGCGTCATCGTACAGACGGCCAAGGACGTGTCGGTGCCGCTCTCCGTCGCCCGCTACCTTAAGGACCGCCTTGGCGGCCGGACCACCATCGAGGTCCTCCACCACACCGAGGGCCACCTCCCCCACCTCAGCGCCCCCGCCGCCCTCGTCCCCGTCATCCGCCGCTCCCTCTCCCGGTGA
- the LOC120106818 gene encoding syntaxin-121-like, whose translation MSHNPSSSASSSANLDRFFKDVEVIKDELKEVERIHRRLDESNEASKTLHAVRNLRARMDGDVGTALKKAKLIKLRLESLDRANAVNYSLPCCGPGTSTNRTHTSVVAGLRKKLKDSMEGFGELWKTVTVDYWEFVERCYYTATEKKPDEQTVEALVATGEGKRFLQRAIEEQGRVRVLDVITEIQERHTAAADLERSLLELHQVFMDMSVLRALSVLVATQGEQLDDIESQVGQAQFLLSSSRRVFFEYVVVAVTLARNLE comes from the exons ATGAGCCACAACCCGTCCTCGTCCGCATCTAGCAGCGCCAATCTGGACAGGTTCTTCAAGGATGTGGAGGTGATCAAGGACGAGCTCAAGGAGGTGGAGCGCATCCATCGCCGACTTGACGAGTCGAACGAGGCCTCCAAGACCCTCCACGCCGTCCGCAACCTCCGCGCCCGCATGGACGGCGATGTTGGCACCGCCCTAAAGAAGGCCAAGCTCATCAAGCTCCGCCTCGAGTCCCTCGACCGCGCCAACGCCGTCAACTACTCCCTTCCATGCTGCGGCCCCGGCACCTCCACGAACCGCACCCACACCTCCGTCGTTGCCGGCCTCCGCAAGAAGCTGAAGGACTCGATGGAGGGCTTCGGTGAGCTGTGGAAGACGGTCACCGTTGATTACTGGGAGTTCGTCGAGCGGTGCTACTACACGGCGACCGAGAAGAAGCCCGATGAACAGACAGTGGAGGCCTTGGTGGCGACGGGAGAAGGCAAGAGGTTCTTGCAGAGGGCGATAGAGGAGCAGGGGAGGGTGAGGGTCCTGGACGTGATAACTGAGATCCAGGAGAGGCACACGGCAGCGGCGGATCTCGAGAGGAGCCTGCTGGAGCTGCACCAGGTGTTTATGGACATGTCTGTgcttaggg ccttatctGTGCTGGTGGCGACGCAGGGGGAGCAACTGGACGACATCGAGAGCCAGGTCGGGCAGGCCCAATTCTTGTTATCGAGCTCGA